Proteins encoded in a region of the Onthophagus taurus isolate NC chromosome 10, IU_Otau_3.0, whole genome shotgun sequence genome:
- the LOC111413365 gene encoding beta-1,4-glucuronyltransferase 1-like has translation MNFSNSNRFMVILCCCALVVFIYIFFQPKCVEKVDPYNYWLLEKLNMKEKNESENVTNRYLHNPLLRIQQRGEYWVFYNLLTSKRTFAQFESITYTTHGDFTFLDNLPPLLERWRGPIGVALYAPGDDFKSSVDSIHYLRDCTTYLIEEYVTFHVFFKGEHHPKEIPNLNEVFSSAYNCSIDPSFKTINSEKTYKALNNLTYPVNVARNIAKESSQTYFVLASDIELYPSLNIIENFLEMINKSQIIFSNKNPMVFPLNLFEVEKDANIPGTKTELLIMLKDKKAINFHQYVCAACHNTPKYSEWIDTKETEGLNVFHVGKRFGPFAKWEPIYIGTKDDPIYDERLSWEGKSDKMTQGYILCVKDYDMMILDNAFLVHKPGIKVFKNDPGRNVHVYNTANLINNVIKKELEILFGVKEGCII, from the exons atgaatttttcgaATTCGAATCGTTTCATGGTGATTTTATGTTGTTGCGCCCTCGTAgtgtttatttatatattcttTCAACCTAAATGTGTAGAAAAAGTGGACCCTTATAATTATTGGCTATTGGAAAAACttaatatgaaagaaaaaaatgaaagt gAAAATGTTACAAATCGGTATTTGCATAATCCGTTATTAAGGATTCAACAACGAGGTGAATACTGGgttttttataacttattaactTCAAAAAGAACTTTCGCGCAATTTGAAAGTATTACATACACCACTCATGGAGATTTTACATTCTTGGACAATTTACCACCATTGTTAGAACGATGGAGAGGTCCCATTGGAGTCGCTTTATACGCCCCTGGAGATGATTTTAAAAGCTCCGTTGACTCGATTCATTATTTAAGAGACTGTACAACGTATTTAATCGAGGAATATGTTACGTTTCACGTTTTCTTTAAAGGAGAGCACCATCCGAAAgag ATTCCAAATTTGAATGAAGTCTTTAGTTCTGCATACAACTGTAGCATTGATccaagttttaaaacaataaattcggAAAAAACCTACAAAGCATTGAACAACCTAACATATCCGGTCAATGTAGCAAGAAACATTGCAAAAGAATCATCCCaaacatattttgttttagctTCAGATATCGagctttatccaagcttaaatataattgaaaattttttagaaatgattaataaaagccaaataatcttttcaaataaaaatccaatggtgtttccattaaatttatttgaggTGGAAAAAGATGCTAATATTCCTGGAACAAAAACAGAATTATTAATCATGTTAAAGGATAAAAAGGCGATTAACTTTCATCAATACGTGTGCGCTGCATGCCATAACACACCGAAATATAGTGAATGGATTGATACCAAAGAAACTGAAGGTTTAAACGTATTTCATGTAGGCAAAAGATTCGGTCCATTTGCAAAATGGGAACCAATTTATATTGGAACAAAAGATGATCCGATTTATGATGAAAGATTAAGCTGGGAAGgaaaaagtgataaaatgACACAA gggTACATTTTGTGTGTTAAAGATTATGACATGATGATTTTAGATAACGCTTTCTTGGTTCATAAGCCAGGTATTAAAGTCTTTAAAAACGATCCAGGTCGAAATGTTCATGTATATAACACGGCAAATTTGATTaacaatgttattaagaaagaACTTGAGATTTTATTCGGTGTTAAAGAAGGttgtataatataa
- the LOC111413362 gene encoding peroxiredoxin-6-like has protein sequence MPTLRLGNVVPNFEAPSTQGVIDFYEYQGNSWVILFSHPADFTPVCTTELGRIAVHQPEFSKRNVKLLAHSCDKLKSHVDWVNDIKSYCQDIPGEFPYPIIADENRELAVKLDLIDEYNRDNEDMALTVRGLYVIDPKHKLRLSMHYPASTGRNVDEMLRVIDSLQLVDKIPQIATPANWMPGDKVMIVPSIKDEEAEKLFPGSVDKVDMPSGVCYVRTTTKYNK, from the exons ATGCCCACTTTACGACTTGGAAACGTTGTACCGAATTTTGAAGCACCCAGTACTCAAGGGGTAATCGATTTTTATGAATACCAAGGAAATTC ttGGGTCATTTTATTTTCACACCCAGCCGATTTTACCCCTGTTTGCACGACTGAATTAGGTAGAATTGCTGTTCATCAGCCGGAATTTTCCAAAAGAAACGTTAAATTATTGGCGCATTCTTGTGATAAATTGAAATCTCACGTCGATTGGGTTAACGATATCAAAAGTTATTGTCAGGATATTCCCGGGGAATTTCCCTATCCAATAATCGCGGATGAAAATCGAGAATTGGCTGTTAAATTAGATTTGATCGACGAGTATAATCGTGATAATGAAGATATGGCGTTAACTGTACGTGGACTTTATGTTATCGATCCTAAGCATAAACTACGATTATCGATGCATTATCCGGCTTCAACCGGAAGAAACGTTGa tgaaaTGTTGAGGGTTATCGATTCGTTACAATTGGTTGATAAAATTCCTCAAATTGCCACACCGGCCAATTGGAtg CCTGGTGATAAAGTCATGATTGTACCCTCGATTAAAGATGAAGAAGCCGAAAAATTATTTCCGGGCAGCGTTGATAAAGTCGATATGCCATCTGGTGTTTGTTATGTCAGAACAACcacaaaatataacaaataa